The following are from one region of the Natronosporangium hydrolyticum genome:
- a CDS encoding ABC transporter permease: MIRMLHAELRKLLGTQLWLWLLLATVGVTAGSVAVIAAFGPVSDPPLPPVDTEAGVRAALSVGGLVVIIPALLGAAAMTQEYRHRTITQSFLFVPRRYPVVLAKVATYAAVGVVFGVAAAVAAVAGLVAVAVPAGLTVGADPGTIAGLQLRLVAATAVYTILGVGVGALIRNQLATLLVVGGYLYTLEPMLILIPGVNHLYPYLPGGATASLTEFSILNEAMAEEFGNLPTLLPPAAGWLTLLGYGLAAAAVAIALPVRRDVT, encoded by the coding sequence ATGATCCGGATGCTCCACGCCGAGCTACGTAAACTACTCGGCACCCAACTGTGGCTGTGGCTGCTGCTGGCGACCGTCGGCGTCACCGCCGGCTCGGTGGCGGTGATCGCCGCCTTCGGGCCGGTCTCCGACCCGCCGCTGCCGCCGGTCGACACCGAGGCCGGAGTCCGGGCGGCGCTCTCGGTCGGTGGCCTAGTGGTGATCATCCCGGCGTTGCTGGGCGCGGCGGCCATGACCCAGGAGTACCGGCACCGGACGATCACCCAGTCGTTCCTGTTCGTACCCCGCCGTTACCCGGTGGTGCTGGCGAAGGTGGCGACCTATGCGGCGGTGGGGGTGGTCTTCGGCGTGGCCGCGGCGGTGGCCGCCGTGGCCGGGCTGGTGGCGGTGGCGGTCCCCGCCGGGCTGACGGTGGGGGCGGACCCGGGCACCATCGCCGGGTTGCAGCTCCGGCTGGTCGCCGCCACCGCGGTCTACACGATCCTGGGGGTGGGGGTCGGGGCCCTGATCCGCAACCAGCTCGCCACGTTGCTGGTGGTCGGTGGCTATCTGTACACGCTGGAGCCGATGCTGATCCTGATCCCGGGGGTGAACCACCTCTACCCGTACCTGCCGGGTGGGGCCACCGCGTCCCTCACCGAGTTCAGCATCCTCAACGAGGCGATGGCCGAGGAGTTCGGCAACCTGCCGACGCTGCTGCCGCCGGCCGCCGGCTGGCTGACGCTGCTCGGGTACGGCCTGGCCGCGGCGGCGGTCGCGATCGCGCTGCCGGTCCGGCGGGACGTGACCTGA
- a CDS encoding ABC transporter ATP-binding protein, which translates to MKPTQGPMAGVPIEVQRLTKRYRGVTAVEELSFSVPPGQITGFLGPNGAGKTTTLRMILGLVQPTSGAVAIGGHRYRELAAPNAVVGAALDGAYAHPGHSARSHLRVHCALAGYPACRVDEVLAQLEMTEYADRRYRTYSTGMRQRLNLATALLGDPQVLLLDEPVNGLDPQGIAWLRRFLRDFADQGRTVLISSHLLAEVQQSVDRAVVIHRGRLLASGTLAELDPTRTGLESVFLNLTTEVLTTEAAR; encoded by the coding sequence ATGAAACCAACTCAGGGTCCGATGGCTGGTGTGCCGATCGAGGTGCAGCGGCTGACGAAGCGGTACCGAGGGGTGACTGCGGTCGAGGAGTTGAGCTTCTCGGTCCCACCCGGCCAGATCACCGGCTTCCTCGGCCCGAACGGAGCCGGCAAGACCACCACGCTGCGGATGATTCTCGGGCTGGTGCAGCCCACCAGCGGGGCCGTGGCGATCGGCGGACACCGCTACCGGGAGCTCGCCGCGCCGAACGCGGTGGTCGGGGCGGCGCTCGACGGCGCCTACGCCCACCCGGGGCACAGCGCCCGCAGCCACCTGCGGGTCCACTGCGCGCTAGCCGGCTATCCCGCCTGCCGCGTCGACGAGGTGCTCGCACAGCTGGAGATGACCGAGTACGCCGACCGGAGGTACCGGACCTACTCCACGGGCATGCGGCAACGACTCAACCTCGCCACCGCCCTGCTCGGCGACCCGCAAGTGCTGTTGCTCGACGAGCCGGTCAACGGTCTGGACCCGCAGGGCATCGCGTGGCTACGCCGGTTCCTGCGGGACTTCGCCGACCAGGGGCGCACCGTGCTGATCTCCAGTCATCTGCTCGCCGAGGTGCAGCAGAGCGTCGACCGGGCGGTCGTCATCCACCGGGGCCGGCTGCTCGCCAGCGGCACGCTCGCCGAACTCGACCCGACCCGTACCGGCCTGGAGTCGGTCTTCCTCAACCTCACCACGGAGGTCCTCACCACGGAGGCTGCTCGATGA
- a CDS encoding PQQ-dependent sugar dehydrogenase: MVTVVMLLASMDAGWGERMRASTLMARAAVAGLVIAAGACSAADDPVEEPAPTGTGAATAPAVADTELVVETVVDGLDGPWGLAFLPDGEQLLVTQSAGILSVVDSSTGEIDDISGVPEVATGGQGGLLDVALDPDYPEAPWVYLTYSAADDSGGTTTTHLARGQLDLAEQQLDQVEVLYVAEPFLQSTAHYGSSIVFDDDGYLFMTVGDRGYKNFDDHPAQDPSTPIGTTLRLEPDGSVPADNPFVDDPEVADEIYSYGHRNIQGLTVHPETGEIWASEHGEQDGDEINVLEAGGNFGWPVATTACEYGTDTPLGEWPDEVEGTVEPVFYWECGSGGFPPAGLTFYTGDEFPQWQDDLLVGGLASEYLARLTVAGDQVEEAEPLLADEGWRIRDVAVGPHDGAIYVAVDGSDAPLLRLVNAD, encoded by the coding sequence ATGGTTACAGTGGTGATGTTGTTGGCGTCGATGGATGCCGGGTGGGGGGAACGCATGCGGGCAAGCACTCTGATGGCGCGGGCCGCGGTGGCCGGGCTCGTGATCGCGGCGGGCGCGTGCTCGGCGGCGGACGACCCGGTTGAGGAGCCGGCTCCGACCGGCACCGGCGCCGCCACCGCCCCCGCCGTCGCCGACACCGAGTTGGTGGTGGAGACCGTCGTCGACGGTCTGGACGGGCCGTGGGGGCTGGCCTTCCTGCCCGACGGCGAGCAGCTGCTGGTGACCCAGTCGGCCGGGATTCTGTCGGTGGTCGACTCGAGCACCGGCGAGATCGACGACATCTCCGGCGTTCCTGAGGTCGCCACCGGCGGTCAGGGCGGGCTGCTCGACGTCGCGCTGGACCCGGACTACCCCGAGGCGCCGTGGGTCTACCTCACCTACTCGGCGGCCGACGACAGCGGCGGCACCACCACCACCCACCTCGCCCGCGGCCAGCTCGACCTGGCCGAGCAGCAGCTCGACCAGGTCGAGGTGCTGTATGTGGCCGAGCCGTTCCTGCAGAGCACCGCCCACTACGGCTCGTCGATCGTCTTCGACGACGACGGCTACCTGTTCATGACCGTCGGCGACCGAGGCTACAAAAACTTCGACGACCACCCCGCGCAGGACCCGAGTACGCCGATCGGGACGACCTTGCGGCTGGAACCGGACGGGTCGGTGCCGGCCGACAACCCATTCGTCGACGATCCGGAGGTCGCCGACGAGATCTACTCCTACGGGCACCGCAACATTCAGGGGCTGACGGTGCATCCGGAGACCGGGGAGATCTGGGCCAGTGAGCACGGCGAGCAGGACGGCGACGAGATCAATGTGCTGGAGGCCGGCGGCAACTTCGGCTGGCCGGTGGCGACTACCGCCTGCGAATACGGCACCGACACGCCGCTCGGAGAGTGGCCCGACGAGGTCGAGGGCACCGTCGAGCCGGTCTTCTACTGGGAGTGCGGCAGCGGCGGTTTCCCGCCCGCTGGTCTGACCTTCTATACCGGTGACGAGTTCCCACAGTGGCAGGATGATCTGCTCGTCGGCGGCCTGGCCAGCGAGTATCTTGCCCGGCTGACGGTGGCGGGCGACCAGGTCGAGGAGGCCGAGCCGCTGCTCGCCGATGAGGGGTGGCGGATCCGGGACGTGGCGGTGGGGCCGCACGACGGTGCGATCTACGTCGCGGTCGACGGCTCGGACGCCCCGCTGCTGCGCCTGGTCAACGCCGACTAG
- a CDS encoding D-alanyl-D-alanine carboxypeptidase, which translates to MSAGLAAIGDYVAGHGVAVESHRQADGSGLSRWNLVPADQFVTLLRALRSEEWFDAWHEALPVAGDPDRMVGGTLTSRMRDTAAAGNAYAKTGTLTSVSALSGYVTDGDGRPLVFAILLNNHLDAVKVIEDRIVVALAEFSVGGAGTLPTSVPEPATPPLPADVECSWLKPARC; encoded by the coding sequence ATGTCGGCGGGCCTGGCGGCGATCGGTGACTACGTTGCCGGGCACGGCGTGGCGGTCGAGTCGCACCGGCAGGCGGACGGTTCCGGGTTGTCCCGCTGGAACCTCGTTCCGGCGGACCAGTTTGTGACGCTGCTCCGCGCGCTGCGTTCGGAGGAGTGGTTCGACGCGTGGCATGAGGCGCTGCCGGTCGCGGGTGATCCGGACCGGATGGTGGGCGGGACCCTCACGAGCCGGATGCGGGACACCGCGGCGGCCGGCAACGCGTACGCAAAGACCGGCACGTTGACGTCGGTCTCGGCCCTCTCCGGTTACGTCACCGACGGCGACGGCCGGCCGCTGGTCTTCGCGATCCTGCTCAACAACCACCTTGATGCAGTCAAGGTGATCGAGGACCGGATCGTGGTGGCGCTCGCCGAATTCAGCGTCGGCGGGGCGGGGACGCTGCCGACCAGTGTGCCGGAGCCGGCGACCCCGCCGCTGCCGGCTGACGTGGAGTGCAGTTGGCTCAAACCCGCCCGGTGCTGA
- the bluB gene encoding 5,6-dimethylbenzimidazole synthase — protein sequence MPSEFYDVIHRRRDVRGQFTGAPIAAEVLDRVLAAAHAAPSVGLSQPWDFIVVRDRRLRAEFHEHVRHEREVYAGSLTGDAAARFRQIKIDGVRESTLSVVVTYDPERGGPGVLGRHAIADAGLYSVCLAIQNLWLAAAAERLGVGWVSFYREEFLQRLLGIPERIRPVAWLCLGPVSYVEDVPDLERHGWRRRRPLVAAVHADRWQGSRELA from the coding sequence ATGCCCAGTGAGTTCTATGATGTCATCCATCGCCGTCGCGACGTGCGCGGCCAGTTCACCGGTGCGCCGATCGCCGCCGAGGTGCTTGATCGGGTGCTGGCGGCGGCGCACGCGGCGCCCAGCGTGGGCCTTTCCCAGCCGTGGGACTTCATCGTGGTCCGCGACCGCCGGCTGCGTGCCGAGTTCCACGAGCATGTCCGGCACGAGCGGGAGGTGTACGCGGGGAGCCTCACCGGTGACGCGGCGGCCCGGTTCCGCCAGATCAAGATTGACGGGGTGCGGGAGTCCACGCTCTCGGTGGTGGTGACTTACGACCCGGAGCGGGGTGGGCCGGGCGTCCTCGGTCGGCACGCTATCGCCGACGCCGGCCTGTACTCAGTCTGCCTGGCGATCCAGAATCTGTGGCTCGCGGCGGCGGCGGAGCGGCTCGGGGTCGGCTGGGTCTCCTTCTACCGGGAGGAGTTTCTGCAGCGGTTGTTGGGGATCCCGGAGCGGATCCGCCCGGTGGCGTGGCTGTGCCTCGGCCCTGTGTCTTATGTGGAGGATGTGCCGGATCTGGAGCGGCACGGGTGGCGGCGCCGCCGGCCGTTGGTGGCCGCGGTCCACGCGGACCGCTGGCAGGGCAGCCGCGAACTGGCCTGA
- a CDS encoding aldo/keto reductase, which yields MERRTLGSVGEVSVLTLGGGGLGQVWGPTTRQEAVATVREAVDAGIDLIDVAPGYGDGEAERVVGEAFAGKLPAGVRVSTKCGLGNPDPFDVPAFLEKSLDDSLTRMRISFADVFLLHNHVTAEAEPGAPWATPVSLFVEAVRPALEDLVRRGRIGSWGITAVADTAAVTEVLGAAPTPAAAQCVANLLDSAGELAPAQSDTRPAETLAAARRHGVGVMGIRAVQAGALTYGIDRELPPEHPIMADFHRAEPFRALAREFGESAASLAHRYALSMPEVDTVVLGVKDRAELRECVAAAAAGRLRPDEMATIRAAVGSGG from the coding sequence ATGGAGCGGCGAACCCTGGGCAGCGTCGGGGAGGTCAGCGTCCTTACCTTGGGCGGTGGCGGGCTGGGGCAGGTCTGGGGCCCCACCACCCGCCAGGAGGCGGTCGCGACCGTCCGGGAGGCGGTCGACGCCGGCATTGATCTCATCGATGTCGCGCCTGGGTACGGTGACGGCGAGGCGGAGCGGGTGGTGGGGGAGGCGTTCGCCGGTAAGCTCCCCGCCGGGGTTCGGGTCTCCACCAAGTGTGGGCTCGGCAACCCCGATCCCTTCGATGTCCCCGCGTTCCTGGAGAAGTCGCTGGATGACAGCCTGACCCGGATGCGGATCTCTTTCGCCGACGTGTTCCTGCTGCACAACCATGTCACGGCGGAGGCGGAGCCGGGGGCGCCGTGGGCTACGCCGGTCAGCTTGTTCGTCGAGGCGGTGCGGCCGGCGCTGGAAGACCTGGTCCGGCGGGGTCGGATCGGGTCTTGGGGGATCACCGCGGTGGCGGATACGGCGGCGGTGACCGAGGTGCTCGGTGCGGCACCGACGCCCGCGGCCGCGCAGTGCGTGGCGAACCTGCTGGACTCCGCGGGTGAGCTGGCGCCGGCGCAGAGCGACACCCGGCCGGCGGAGACCCTGGCCGCCGCCCGCCGGCACGGGGTGGGAGTGATGGGGATCCGGGCGGTGCAGGCGGGTGCGCTCACCTACGGGATCGACCGGGAGCTGCCGCCGGAGCATCCGATCATGGCCGATTTCCATCGGGCGGAGCCGTTTCGGGCGCTGGCGCGCGAGTTCGGCGAGTCCGCGGCGTCGCTGGCGCACCGGTACGCCCTCTCGATGCCGGAGGTGGACACGGTGGTGCTCGGCGTCAAGGACCGGGCGGAGCTGCGCGAGTGTGTGGCGGCGGCGGCTGCCGGTCGGTTGCGCCCGGATGAGATGGCGACTATTCGGGCAGCGGTCGGGTCCGGCGGCTAG
- a CDS encoding MerR family transcriptional regulator, with product MELLTIGAFARAAGLTPKALRLYAEQGLLLPAAVDPESGYRLYDPGQLAHARLVAQLRAVGMPLVEIRTVCALEPAAAAEAVAAYWRRVTVDVADRARQVALLVEQLSERNPNMPDTNSAVMIRHAVRCDTGAVRESNEDAAYASDRLLAVADGMRGPGGAAASTTAIDALRWLELADLSAADLITLLAGAVDEIDRTVRSSASSEHQPVTTLTALLRAGSQLAMVHIGDTRAYLLRGGELSQLTQDHTWVQSQVEHGKLDPREAAAHPRRALLTRALGAGGSPVEVDLALRTAVAGDRYLLCSDGLAAVVDRSALHAALAADVDPEPTAARLVELAYAAGAPDNVACVVADVAAAA from the coding sequence GTGGAGCTGCTGACGATCGGGGCGTTCGCCCGGGCGGCGGGGCTGACCCCGAAGGCGCTGCGGCTCTACGCCGAGCAGGGGTTGTTGCTCCCGGCCGCGGTCGATCCGGAGTCCGGGTATCGGCTCTACGACCCCGGCCAGCTCGCTCACGCCCGGCTGGTCGCCCAGCTGCGCGCGGTGGGCATGCCGCTGGTCGAGATTCGCACCGTCTGCGCTCTGGAGCCGGCGGCGGCGGCCGAGGCTGTCGCCGCCTACTGGCGCCGGGTCACCGTTGATGTCGCCGACCGCGCGCGGCAGGTGGCCCTCCTCGTCGAGCAGCTTTCCGAGAGGAACCCGAACATGCCCGACACCAACTCGGCCGTGATGATCCGTCATGCCGTCCGCTGCGACACCGGAGCCGTCCGCGAGAGCAACGAGGATGCGGCGTACGCCAGTGACCGGTTGCTGGCGGTCGCCGACGGTATGCGCGGGCCCGGCGGCGCCGCGGCCAGCACCACCGCCATCGACGCCCTGCGGTGGCTGGAGCTCGCCGACCTCTCGGCGGCCGATCTGATCACGTTGCTCGCCGGTGCGGTCGACGAGATCGACCGTACCGTCCGCTCGTCGGCGAGCAGCGAGCACCAGCCGGTCACCACGCTTACCGCGTTGCTGCGCGCCGGTTCCCAGCTGGCGATGGTGCACATCGGAGATACCCGGGCCTATCTGCTGCGCGGCGGCGAGCTGTCGCAGCTCACCCAGGACCACACCTGGGTGCAGAGCCAGGTCGAGCACGGCAAGCTCGACCCTCGGGAAGCCGCCGCCCACCCGCGACGCGCCCTACTGACCCGGGCGCTCGGCGCTGGTGGGTCACCGGTCGAGGTCGACCTGGCGCTGCGTACCGCGGTTGCGGGCGACCGCTACCTGCTCTGTTCGGACGGTCTCGCCGCGGTCGTCGACCGGAGCGCGCTGCACGCGGCGCTGGCGGCGGACGTCGATCCGGAGCCTACCGCGGCCCGGCTGGTGGAGCTGGCGTACGCCGCGGGCGCCCCGGACAACGTCGCCTGTGTCGTGGCCGACGTCGCGGCGGCGGCTTGA
- a CDS encoding ArsR/SmtB family transcription factor → MGTLEERVAALETQLAELTARLDQTPAPPAAPEETFWALDALRQRLPAGTGGVVYTGVVEAAPGERFEWQYGASTDELLTETDWSPAAATLAALGHSVRLLLLREILQGRRTAAELTEVEGLGTTGQLYHHLRALSGAGWLRTTGRGHYSVPPERVVPLLVVLTAARR, encoded by the coding sequence ATGGGCACCCTTGAGGAGCGCGTGGCGGCCCTGGAGACACAGCTCGCCGAGCTGACCGCCCGCCTCGACCAGACACCGGCACCGCCAGCAGCGCCCGAGGAGACCTTCTGGGCGCTCGATGCGCTCAGACAACGCCTGCCCGCAGGCACCGGCGGCGTCGTCTACACCGGCGTCGTAGAGGCCGCCCCAGGCGAACGCTTCGAGTGGCAGTACGGCGCCAGCACCGACGAGCTCCTCACCGAGACCGACTGGTCGCCGGCGGCGGCGACCCTGGCGGCGCTCGGCCACTCGGTCCGCCTACTGCTGTTGCGGGAGATCCTCCAGGGCCGCCGCACCGCTGCCGAACTCACCGAAGTAGAAGGGCTCGGCACGACTGGTCAGCTCTACCACCACCTCCGTGCGCTGTCGGGCGCCGGCTGGCTACGCACCACCGGGCGGGGGCACTACAGCGTGCCGCCCGAGCGGGTGGTGCCGCTGCTGGTCGTGCTGACCGCCGCACGCCGCTGA
- a CDS encoding serine hydrolase domain-containing protein, which produces MRRWLAALAALGLITTAVAWLLGPTPQRLADTTTGDPALAESVRAVIADPTGYHGLAVARTDADQTSFAGLGEAAAGEPVEPDTAFEVGSIGKVLTGMLLADLAADGVVDPDQPLGELLPAVDFDDPAVAEITLAELASHRSGLPRLRMAGLRTVLNGLTWQLRGGDPYAGQDVDWLAATLPSATVSAGEPAVDYSNYGMALLGYALAEHTGVPYPELVRQRILDPLGMSATSYHLDGDPLPAHRAAGGTADGRTMAPWQGSGYAAAGIGLWSTADDLATLVAAVSDGTAPGADAATARFEAGPDEHVGYGWFTDLVNGDELTWHNGASGGFRSYVGFEPATGQGVVVLGNTDRDVVPLGQQLLTQAGDPVDRAGVGWYAIVVTLVVSCLGGLSLLFLATRPEIDRLRLVSNGAWAMALPAIAYQYGAWSTVPALVWALGVGVSVVALAQAVRRWPAVPVVAGRFRWLRWVASTLLALAAPLLVLWFYT; this is translated from the coding sequence ATGCGTCGATGGTTGGCCGCCCTGGCGGCCCTGGGGCTCATAACCACCGCCGTGGCCTGGCTACTCGGCCCGACTCCGCAACGGCTGGCGGATACCACCACGGGTGACCCGGCGCTCGCGGAGTCGGTCCGCGCGGTGATAGCCGACCCGACCGGCTACCACGGGCTCGCGGTCGCCCGGACCGACGCCGACCAGACCAGCTTCGCTGGACTCGGCGAGGCCGCCGCCGGCGAGCCGGTGGAGCCAGACACCGCGTTCGAAGTCGGCTCGATCGGCAAAGTACTGACCGGCATGCTCCTGGCCGACCTGGCGGCCGACGGCGTCGTCGACCCCGACCAGCCGCTCGGCGAGCTGCTACCGGCGGTCGACTTCGACGACCCGGCCGTCGCCGAGATCACCCTCGCCGAGCTCGCCAGCCACCGGTCCGGCCTACCGCGGCTGCGGATGGCCGGGCTTCGCACCGTGCTCAACGGGCTCACCTGGCAGCTGCGCGGCGGCGACCCGTACGCCGGTCAGGATGTCGACTGGCTCGCCGCCACGCTGCCCAGCGCCACTGTCAGCGCCGGCGAGCCGGCGGTCGACTACAGCAACTACGGGATGGCGCTCCTCGGGTACGCGCTGGCCGAGCACACCGGGGTGCCGTACCCGGAGCTGGTGCGGCAGCGGATCCTCGACCCGCTCGGCATGTCGGCCACCAGCTACCACCTCGACGGCGACCCCCTGCCGGCGCACCGGGCAGCCGGCGGCACCGCCGACGGGCGGACCATGGCCCCGTGGCAGGGCTCCGGCTACGCCGCCGCCGGCATCGGCCTGTGGTCCACAGCCGACGACCTGGCCACCCTGGTCGCGGCCGTCTCCGACGGCACCGCGCCGGGAGCCGACGCCGCCACCGCCCGGTTCGAAGCCGGCCCGGACGAGCACGTCGGTTACGGCTGGTTCACCGACCTGGTGAACGGGGACGAGCTCACCTGGCACAACGGGGCCAGCGGCGGCTTCCGGTCGTACGTCGGGTTCGAGCCGGCGACCGGCCAGGGGGTGGTGGTGCTGGGCAACACCGACCGCGACGTCGTGCCGCTGGGCCAGCAACTGCTCACCCAGGCCGGAGACCCGGTCGACCGCGCCGGTGTCGGCTGGTACGCGATCGTGGTCACCCTTGTGGTCAGCTGCTTGGGCGGGCTGTCGCTACTCTTCCTGGCTACCCGACCGGAGATCGACCGGCTGCGGCTGGTCTCCAATGGTGCCTGGGCGATGGCGCTGCCGGCGATCGCGTACCAGTACGGCGCCTGGTCGACGGTGCCGGCCCTGGTGTGGGCGCTCGGCGTCGGGGTCTCGGTGGTGGCGCTGGCGCAGGCGGTGCGGCGCTGGCCGGCGGTGCCGGTGGTGGCTGGCCGGTTCCGCTGGCTGCGTTGGGTCGCCTCGACCCTGCTGGCGCTCGCCGCCCCGCTGCTCGTCCTCTGGTTCTACACCTAA
- a CDS encoding PIG-L deacetylase family protein — protein sequence MTDTLELLPEDWQRGLVIVAHPDDIEYGGAAAIARWTDQGKQLAYALLTSGEAGIDGMPPEQARVVREAEQRASAAVVGVDSVEFLGFADGILEYGVPLRRELARVVRRHQPEIVITSNFRDTWDGSFLNQADHIATGRAVLDAVRDAGNRWVFSEQLDEGLDPWDGVREVWAANSPQSRHGVDVTGTFDRGVESLRAHDAYLRGLGDDTMDPEEMLAAFARPVGSKLGCRYGVAFEVLAMR from the coding sequence ATGACGGACACTTTGGAATTACTCCCGGAGGACTGGCAACGCGGGCTGGTGATCGTGGCCCACCCCGACGACATCGAGTACGGCGGCGCCGCCGCGATCGCCCGCTGGACCGACCAGGGCAAGCAGCTCGCGTACGCGCTGCTGACCAGCGGCGAGGCCGGTATCGACGGAATGCCACCAGAACAGGCCCGGGTGGTACGGGAAGCCGAACAGCGCGCCTCAGCCGCGGTGGTCGGAGTCGACTCGGTGGAGTTCCTCGGCTTTGCCGACGGCATCCTGGAGTACGGCGTGCCGCTCCGCCGGGAACTGGCGCGAGTGGTCCGCCGACACCAGCCGGAGATCGTCATCACCTCGAACTTCCGGGACACCTGGGACGGCAGCTTCCTGAACCAGGCCGATCACATCGCCACCGGCCGGGCGGTGCTGGACGCGGTCCGGGACGCCGGCAACCGGTGGGTGTTCTCCGAGCAGCTGGACGAAGGGCTCGACCCTTGGGACGGGGTACGCGAAGTCTGGGCCGCCAACTCGCCGCAGTCCCGGCACGGGGTGGATGTCACCGGCACGTTCGACCGCGGCGTCGAATCGCTCCGGGCGCACGACGCCTACCTTCGCGGGCTAGGTGACGACACTATGGACCCGGAGGAGATGCTGGCGGCCTTCGCCCGTCCGGTCGGCAGCAAGCTGGGTTGCCGCTACGGCGTGGCGTTCGAGGTCCTCGCGATGCGCTAA